In the Candidatus Thorarchaeota archaeon genome, one interval contains:
- a CDS encoding roadblock/LC7 domain-containing protein, with product MPAMPKREIFERIIQNLTSKFPDVYAALFISPEGFPINTWGVSMERAEEISALLSALIGKTKEVICQVHEGSDMQFIQIQTSLGGIRIAPQDEFILVTMSSN from the coding sequence ATGCCTGCGATGCCAAAACGAGAGATTTTCGAACGCATTATTCAGAACTTGACAAGCAAGTTCCCTGATGTCTATGCAGCACTCTTCATCAGCCCGGAAGGGTTTCCGATAAACACATGGGGGGTCTCAATGGAACGAGCTGAGGAGATATCTGCCCTTCTAAGCGCGCTGATTGGCAAGACGAAGGAAGTGATCTGCCAAGTGCATGAGGGCAGCGACATGCAGTTCATTCAGATTCAGACAAGCCTCGGTGGCATCCGCATTGCGCCTCAGGATGAGTTCATCCTCGTCACAATGTCGTCAAACTGA